Part of the uncultured Cohaesibacter sp. genome is shown below.
GACCCGCCTTGGCCGTCCGATGGGCAGCTTCTCCAAACCGCGCCCGAGCCGGGCTGAAGCCTGGCGCTCAGGTCGGTCCCAGCGCCATGTGTTGCTGTCGCTTGAAGCCAACAGGCAACTGGCATCCCTGCTGTCGAGCGAGGACGCCGATGTGGATCAGGGCTTTGACCGTGCCATCCGGATCGTCGAGGGGATCGACGACCCGTCCTTTGCGGGCGTTGCAACCGCTCAGGGGCGCATCCGTCTGGAGGCGCTGCAGGGCGCCATCACTTTTACCAACGATCTTCTGGCGGAATATCTGGCCCCGAGGCTGGGCATCACTGCCGGGTTCAACGCACTGGATGGAGACTGACATGCCTGATCGCCGTTCCTTTCTCACCGGCCTGTTCGCCCTTGGCCTCTGCCCATCGGTCACATGGGCCGATGCGGGCAGCCCCGCCTTCCTGTCCGCCGCCCGCAAACCTGATGGCACCTACGCCCTGTTCGGCATTTCGGAGCAGGGCCGCACCATCTTCGAGATCGCGCTGCCGGGGCGCGGCCACGCTGCTGCCGCCCATCCACACCGCCCCGAGGCGGTGGCCTTTGCGCGTCGTCCGGGCAACTTCGCTCTGGCGCTCGACTGCCGCACCGGCGAGACGATAGGCGAGCTGCATTCGCCAAAGGGCCATCACTTTCAGGGCCATGGTGCTTTCTCCGAGGATGGTAGCCTGCTCTACACCGCCGAGAATGACTATGATCATGCCAGAGGGGTCATCGGCATCTGGGATGCGGCCCATGGCTACAAGCGCATCGGCGAGTTCGCCTCCCACGGCGTCGGCCCCCATGATGTGAAACTGATGCCCGACAAGCAGCATCTGGTGATCGCCAATGGCGGTATCGAAACCCACCCCGACAGTGGCCGCGAAAAGCTCAATATCCCGACCATGAAGCCAAACCTTGCCTATGTCACGCTGGAGGGTGCGCTTCTGGAAATGGTGGAATTGCCCCATTCCATGCACAAGAACTCCATCCGCCATCTGAGTGTTGGCGAGGATGGAATGGTGGCCTTTGCCATGCAGTGGGAGGGTGACATCTCTGACAGCCCGGCGATGCTGGGGCTGCACCGAAGGGGGGAAGAACCCCGCCTCCTGCTTGCGCCCGAGGACGAGCAGCGCGAGCTGAAGGGCTATGTTGGCAGTGTTGCGCTGGATAGCGAACAGAAGTTGCTGGCAGCCTCTTCTCCAAGGGGTGGGGTGGTGCATCAGTTTGACAGCGACACCGGCGAGTTTCTCGGTGCGATCCATGAGGAGGATGTCTGCGGTCTCGCGGTGCGTGACCACAAGCTGGCGCGTACCAGCGGCATGGGCATAGTCTGCCTCTCCGAGGAAATGGCAGGCACCCAGAAGGACAAGACGCGGGTGACCCATCGCTATCAGTGGGACAATCATCTCGTCCCCATTGGCTGAGTCCGGCGGTCTTTAAGCTTGCAAAACAAAAGGCGGCCGATGCGGGCCGCCTTTCTTGTATGGGGCATTTGGGCCGCTACGAAGGCTCGGCTCAGTGGCTTTCCGAAAGTACGAGTTGCTTGTCCATGCGTTCAAGGGCGGCGTCATTGTGCGTGATCAGCAGGATCGAACGCCCGGTTTCGTCATCAAGGATCCGGTTGAGAATCTCCCTCTCCATCTGGGGGTCAAGCCCTTCGCCCGGCTCGTCCAGCACCAGAATGGGGGCCGGGCTGAGAAGGGCGCGGGCAATTGACAACCGCCGGATCTGGCCGCCGGACAGGGTGCCGCCCGCCTCGCCAACGAAGGTTTCCAGGCCATCCGGCTCGGAAGCGACAAAGTCGGAGAGCTGTACCTGATCCAGCACCTTGTGGAGCATGGCATCGCTGGCCTCCGGATTGGCCACCAGCAGGTTGCCCTTGAGGGTCGAGTTGAACAGATGCGGCTTTTGGGGGGCCACAGCAAAATGGGCCCTGAGGCTCTCGGCGCTGTAGCGGCTATGCGGTTGCCCATCGATGAGGATCTGGCCACCGGAGAGCGGCCAGAAGCCGACCAGCGCATTGATGATGCTCGATTTGCCAATCCCGGATGGTCCTACGATGGCCACCCGCTCACCCGGTTCGACAGTGAGGGAGAGGCCATCAAAGGCGGATTTTCTGCCTTCTTCATAGACGAGGCTGGCCTTGTCGAGCACCAGTGTCGGTGTCGTGGCGGGTTTGGAGGAGATCGCATTCTCGCTCCAGAAGGACGCACCTCTGGGTGTCTGGTCCGTCAGTCCGAACAGGCGCTTGGCGGCAACCTGCGTTTCGACAAAGGCGCGAATGGCAACGGGCAGCGGCACGATGACCTCGAAGCTTGCCATTGCAAACAGCATCAGCATCGGCAGGATCGGACCGTTGAAGGTGCCGTCATCGACTTTCGGAATGATCAGCCAGAGGGCCGCGAACATGGCAAGGCTCGCCGCCAGCGTCAGCGCGCTCTGGGATGCAGCTTGCAGCTTGGCGAGGCGGACCTGACTGGAACAAAGGCTTTCCGACTGGGCTTCCACCATCTGGCGATAATCGCCGTCTCGGCCATAGACGAGCATTTCCCTCAGTGCCTGCTGGCCTTCGACAAGGGTTGATCGCATCTGGGCTGCCTGCAACACCTGCGCGGCGGCTGCCTGCCGTCCGAAATGCAGGATCAGCCAAGGCGTCAGGATGCCGCCGAAGACATAGAGCACGATCAGCGCGACCGCCAGAGCAACCGAGAAATAGCCAGCAAAGACACAGAAGATCGGTACGGCAATCACCGCCACGAGGCTCGGCACCAGTACCCGCAGATAGAAATTCTCAAGCGTCGTGATGTCAGCGCCGATGCGTGAGAAAATGTCGCCGCTCTTGAGGTCCTGCAGCCCCGAGGGCGCAAGGGGTTCCATGCGGTCATAGAACCAGCGCCGCAGCTCGGCCACCAGTCTGAGGGTCGCCTCGTGGGTCACCAGCCGTTCGGCATAGCGCCCGACGGTGCGGGTGATGGCCATGGCGCGGATGATGGCGGCGGGCGTGAAATAGTTCATCGTGACACCGGCAAGGCCAGCCAGCGCCATTGCGGCAATGAACCAGCCGGAAATCGCCATCAGCGTCACGTTGGCCAGCGCCGTGATCAGGGAGAGGAACACCCCGAGGATGATCCAGCCGGTCCATGGGCGCATCAGCCCGAGCAGTTTTCTGATCTCAGCCATTGTGCGCCTCCCCGGACGTGCCGTTGAAATTGGAGCGGACCAGCGCGGCATAGGCGCCGTTCTGTTGCATCAGGGCGTCATGTGAGCCCATCTCCATGACCTTGCCCTTCTCGAGCACGAGAATGATGTCGGCTTCCTCGATCGTGTGCAGCCGGTGGGCGATGGTGATGGTGGTGGATCGCTGCTCCAGTGCGTGCAGGGCGGTCTGGATTTTCGCCTCATTGTTCCGGTCGAGATGGGCTGACGGTTCATCAAGCAACACCAGCGGCGCATCGCGCAACAGGGCGCGGGCAATGGCGATCCGCTGGATCTGACCACCCGAAAGGCCTGCGCCCTTTTCGTTGAGCTGGTGGTTGTAGCCGTCGTCAAGCGCGGTGATGAAATCGTGCGCCTCGGCCAGTCTGGCCGCCGCTTGCACCGCCTCAAGGGAGGCGTCCGGCTGTCCATAGCGGATGGCATCCAGAATGGTTCCCGAAAACAGCGTCGGCTTTTGCGGCACATAGGCCAGCTGCGTCCGCCATGCCTTGATCGGCAGGCTGGCAAGGTCGATGCCGTTGATCAGGATCTGCCCGTCGTCCGGTCTGGCCAGACCGAGAATGAGATCGATGATGGTGCTCTTGCCCGCGCCGGACGGCCCGACCAGCGCCAGACTTTGGCCAGCCTCCAGCTTGAAGGAAACCTCTTCGAGGGCGCGGCTGCCATCTGGATAGGAAAAACCGACGGAGCGGAACTCAACGGCAATGCCGCCAGCAAGGGCGGGGAGGGCCTCGGCTGAGGTATTCTTCTGTGTGGTGCCGTCGTCCATCTCCATGATCGAGACCATCGCCTCGGCCGCACCAACCGCTTCCATGCGGGCATGATAATGGGTGCCCATGTTGCGCAGCGGCAGATAGAAATCCGGAGCCAGCAACAGTACATAGAAGCCGTCAAAGAAGGTCATGTCGCCATAGAGCAGCCGGAAACCGATCAACACGGCGATGATGGCGATCGAAACGGTGGCGAAGAATTCCAGCACCAGCGAAGACAGGAAGGCCACGCGCAACACACTCATCGTGGTGCGGCGATAGCTTTCGGCCATGCGCGAGACGGTTTCCGCTTCCCGGCGCGAGGCGTTGAACAGCTTCAAGGTGGTCAGACCCTGGATCATGTCGAGGAAATGGGCCGAAAGCCGGGCAAGCTTGCGCCATTGCTTCTGATTGAGCTTCTCGGTGCCCTTGCCGATGAGGATCATGAACACCGGAATGAGCGGGGCGGTGACCACCATGACAATCGCCGAAAGCCAGTCGCGGGTCAGCGTCACGGCCAGAATGGCAAAGGGCAGCAGCACCGTCATCACCATGGCGGGCATGTAGCGGGCGAAATAGCCCTCCATCGCCTCGATGCCTTCGGTCAGCATGGTGACCTGATCGCCGACAGCGTTTTCGCTGCCGCGCTCAAGGATCGGGCCCTTGGCGATCAGCCGGGCGAGCAGATCTTTACGCAGCTTGTGCTTGAGATCGATGGCGGCATTCAGCGCCAGCCGTTCGGAGAAATAGGACAGGATGGCGCGCAGAAGAAACAGGATGACCAGCGGCGGCAGCAGGAACAGAAGATCGGTCAGCGATGCCTTGTCGGTCAGAACCGCATCCACCACAAAGGCGATGACGCCCATCTGGACGATCAGGACGATTCCGGCGGCAAAGGACAGGACAATCGACAGATTGAGCGGACGCCGGGCGCGAGATGACTGGGATTTGAGAAAGGCTGAGATGTGTTTCGTGGACATGGAGGTCCCTGACTTTTCGGCCTTTACCGGCCCACAAATGACATGACCGGGCGGACCCGGTCATGAGAAGGTTTATAATGGTTGAAAGGTGCTAATCAAGTATCCTTTTCGCCATAACTGTCCTGAGCTTCATACCACATGACATTGATCACGCCGATGGAAAGGGCGGCTGTCAATCCAAGGATCCAGGCAAAATACCACATAGTCAGATTTCCTTTCCGTAACTCAGTAAGCCGAATGGCTGCGTGCTTCGATTTCGTCCATGGTGACCCGGCCCCACATGCGCCAGTAGCACCAGAGGGTGTAGGCCAGCACGATCGGCACGAAGATGACGGCAGTCCAGAACATGACCGTCAGGGTCAGGTGACTGGAGGTCGCATCCCATACGGTCAGCGAGGAGCGGGGGTCGGTGGTGGAGGGCATCACGAACGGGAACATCGAAAGCCCCGCGGTCGAGATGATGCCGGTCATGCCCAATGCACTGAACAGGAAGGCAAAACCACCCTTGCCAGCCTTGCTCATCAGAGCCATCAGCAGCGGGCAGAGGATACCGATTGCCGGAGCCAGCATGGCGATCGGATAGGTGCTGTAGGTGTTGAACAGCGCACCGGCCTCACGGGCCACTTCCTTGGCTAACGGGTTCGGCATGGCGTCATAAGCCGGCTGGCTGACGATGACGAACCAGTTGAAGTTGCCAGCCCAGATCCACAGACCGGCAAGAGCGAACAGAACGGCCGTGGCAACACCGGCATAGAAGCCATATTGGCGAGCCCGGGCGGCAACGACTTCGTCAGCGCGCATCTGCAACCATGTGCTGCCGTGACCGGAGAGCATGGCGACCGAAACGAGACCGGCCAGAATGGCAAACGGGTTGAGCAGCGGCAACAGCGCCCACAGGAACTTGGCGTCATAGGTGACGCGCAGGAACTCGTCGAGGTGGAACGGTACGCCCTGCAACAGGTTGCCAAAGGCGACACCGAAGATCAGGGACGGGATGAAGCCACCGGCGAACAGACCCCAGTCCCAGGCATTGCGCCAGCCGGGATTCTCGATCTTGGAGCGGTAGTCGAAGCCGACGGGCCGGAAGAACAGGGCAAACAGCACCAGCAACATGGCCAGATAGAAGCCCGAGAAGGCGGCTGCATAGACAGCTGGCCATGCAGCGAAGATGGCACCACCTGCCGTGATGAACCACACCTGGTTGCCGTCCCAGTGCGGGCCGACCGTGTTGATGATGATGCGGCGTTCCGGGTCATTCTTGCCAAGGAATGGCAACAGGGTTCCAACGCCCATATCCATGCCATCGGTGATGGCAAAGCCGATGAGCAATACGCCTACGAGCGCCCACCAGGCAAATTTCAGGATTTCATAATCGATAATCATCGCTTTTTTCCTATCAGTGGGTCTTATTCAGCCGGAGCCAAAGACGACGGCTTGGATTGTTCGTGGTAATAGCGACCGGTGTGGAGCGAGCTCGGCCCCAGACGCGCAAACTTGAACATCAGCCACATTTCGATGACCAACAGGAAGGTGTAGAAGGCAAGGAAGCCGGCAAGCGAGAAGATCAGGTCGGCGATCGTCAGGCTTGATGCGGCCAGGAATGTCGGCAGGACCTCGCCGATTGCCCATGGCTGACGGCCATATTCGGCAACAAACCAGCCCAGCTCAACCGAAAGCCATGGCAGAGGAATGGCAAGAACCAGCAGCTTGAGCAGCCAGCGCCTTTCCTCGATCTGCCGTTTGGCGGTGTAGTAGAAGGACAGGGCGAACAGGGCGAGCATGGCAAAGCCGAAGGCCACCATGATGCGGAAGCTCAGGAACAGATACGGCACGGACGGGATCGAATCGTCGACGGCGGCCTTGATCATGTCCTCGGTTGCTTCCATCGGATTGTCGACATAGCGCTTCAGCAGCAGACCATAGCCCAGATCCGCCTTGTGTTCATTGAAGGCAGCCTTGGTTTCTTCGGACTTGTCGCCAGCGCGCAGCTTGGTCAGATAGTCATAGGCGATCATGCCCGAGCGGATGCGCACTTCGTGCTGTTCCTTGAGCTCGGAAATGCCAAGTACCTGCTTGTCGAACGAGCGGGTTGCGATCAGGCCCATCACCCAGGGAATCTCGATGCCGTAATCGACCTTCATTTCCTTGTCATTCGGCCAGCCGATAAGGTTGAAGGCGGCAGGCGCTTCGGAGGTGTGATATTCGGCCTCGATGGCAGCAAGCTTGACTTTCTGCACGTCACCCAGTTCGTAACCGGATTCGTCACCCAGCACGATGACCGACAGCGAAGCGGCAAGGCCGAAGCCGGCAGCAACCGCGAAAGAGCGCTTGGCAAAGGCCAGATCGCGACCCTTGAGGATATACCAGGCGGAAATGCCGATCACGAAGATCGATGCCGTGACATAGCCTGCAGCAACCGTGTGAACGAACTTGACCTGAGCAACCGGGTTGAGAACCACTTCGGCGAAGTTGGTCATTTCCATGCGCATGGTCTCGGCGGAGAATTCTGACCCGACAGGGTTCTGCATCCAGCCGTTGGCGACCAGAATCCACAGGGCCGAGAGGTTGGAACCAAGGGCCGTGAAGAAGGTCACCGCCAGATGCTGGCGCTTGGACAGCTTGTCCCAGCCAAGGAAGAACAGACCAACGAAGGTGGATTCAAGAAAGAAGGCCATCAGGCCTTCAATGGCCAGTGGCGCACCGAACACGTCGCCGACATAGTGGGAATAGTAGGACCAGTTGGTACCGAACTGGAACTCCATGGTCAGGCCCGTGGTCACGCCCAGAGCGAAGTTGATGCCAAACAACTTGCCCCAGAATTTGGTCATGTCTTTGTAGACTTCCTTGCCGGTCATCACATAGACCGATTCCATGATGACGAGCATCCAGGTGATGCCCAGTGTCAGTGGCACGAACAGGAAGTGGTAGAGCGCAGTGGCGGCAAATTGCCAGCGCGACAGGTTGACGAACAGATCGCCATAAATAGGTTCCATGACAGCTCTCTTTGATGCTGTATCAACCCAGAGGCAGGTAAGATTTTGGTCCCGTAGCAGTCAGGGTCCTGCAGTGTGGTCGATTGGTCAGTTATTGAGTGAACAGGATGATGGTTGTTAAAGAAGGGGCGGAGCGCGGCTGGCGCCGACGCGAGGAGAGAGAGACAGTGTACTGTCTGAAGACGACGACGGCCAGAAAACAGTAGCAACCTTGTGACTTGCATGCACGAACGGCAGGGCACCGTCATGAACGCCGAGGTCGCCAAGAGCCGTGAGGGCGCAAATGGCGCAGTCTTTTTCCAGATTGGCCGGGGCTTCGTTGTTCTTGATGGGAATGGCGGCCAGACCATTGGCTGTGCAGATGAAGCCAGCGAATACGCTTTCCGAAGGGACACCGGCCGCAGCCCGAGCGCTTGCGGTGCTATGCAATCCGAAAGCCAGAATTTGCAACCAGATCGCACAGAGCGCCACCAGCGTAATCGCTTTCTGGCGCCGCATCAGTTTGAGCATGGTTGGGTTACTGGTCATCGACTGTTGTTCGAATTCGCTAGATTTGTCAGTGTTCTGTATAAGCACGCCGAAAAAAAATCAAAAGTGCATTTTCAATTCATATTTGAAAAACAAGAGCTTTGACATGGGGCATCTCGCCACACCTGAGACGCACGGAGGATTGTAGCCCCCGCACAGCCCCGCGAAAACACTGCGACACATGGGATATTGGTAGCACGCAGAGCCGTCAAAAAGTAAAAAATCCAGTCATTATAAAAGCTTGGGATAACGGGATAGGGGCATTCTTTCTCGCCTTGGGAACGACAGCCTGACGCAAGTTTGGTCTGTCAGATTGGGGGCAATTGTCACCCGATGCTGTGAAAGCACCAAAGCGAGGATGAAATGATCAACTCAGACGGCTTGAGACGGAGGCGGATTCCCCTGTTCTCCCATCCCGGAACAAGCCTGGTGCATGTGATCGCCCCGATGCTCGTGGGCGTCATGTCTCAGGTTGCCTGCGCCGAGGCCGCTGATGCGCAATCACTGCCCCGGGCAAAAAGCCAAATTCAGGCCGAGGCCATGTTTGAGGCCGACGAGACGCCCACTGGGGCTGTCGCCAAGCCGGACGCGAAGTCCGTCGAGGACATGGATGCCGACCGCTTTTGCAAGAATATTTCCAGCCTCGCCTCGGAACAGCGCTACGCCTGGCAGCTGCGCAACCTGATTTCCATGCAGAATGACATTGACGAGCGCATCGAGAAACTCGAGGCACTCAGGGCGGATGTCCAGGACTGGATCGGCAAGCGCGACAAGGTGCTGAGCGAAGTGAAGGACCATATCATTCAGGTCTATGAGCGCATGCGTCCGGAAGCGGCAGCGGAACGGCTGGCAAGTGTGGAGGATGACGTGGCGATTGCCCTGCTCGCCAAAATGAAACCGCGTGTTGTCAGTGCCATCCTCAACGAGATGGACGCAGGCAAGGCCTCCCAGCTGACACAGGCCATGGCCTCGCTGGTAGAAATCAAGCCTGGAGACGAGATCCCTGGAGACAAGATCCAATGACATCCCCCCTTTCCGCGAACCTGCTTTCCGTTAAACCGCTGCTGGCTGTGCTGGGTCTCATCCTGCTTGTCGGCTGTGCGGGCAAGCAGGAGCCGATTGGCGCCACGCCCGAGTTGACCCCGGTCGGAATGGGGCTCAACCATCAGGTGGTCAATCCGACCCTTGTCGGCTATCAGCCGGTTGCCAACCGCAGTTTCCACGCCATGTGGTCGGATGACCGCAACCAGTTCTTCATGGAGCCGCGGGCCAAAAGGGTTGGCGATGTGCTGACCGTGATGATCAACATTGCAGACAAGGCCAATCTGGACAACGCCTCCGATCGCAGCCGGGACAGCTCGGAAAAACAGACCTTGGGCTTCGGCTTCAATCTCTTCGGCTTTGGCGAGGATGGCGACGCCGAGTTCGGGGCCGATTCCAAGAGTTCAACGAAAGGCAAGGGCGCGATCAACCGCAAGGAGGAAATCGACCTTCAGGTCGCTGCTGTCGTGACACAGGTTCTGCCCAACCACAATCTGGTGATTTCCGGTAGTCAGGAAGTCCGCGTCAATGCGGAGGTGCGCGTGCTCAATGTCGAGGGCATCGTGCGGCCCCGTGATATCGCGGCGGACAACATGATCACCTACGACAAGATTGCCGAAGCCCGCATTTCCTATGGTGGACGTGGCCGCATCACCGAAGTTCAGCAACCCGCCTGGGGGCAGCAGATCTATGACCGGGTCGTGCCCTTCTAAGGGCCATCCCGGGAAGGGCCAAAGGCAGGGTTGCGCCTTGAAGGATGCTGCTTACGCCTCAGGCCAACCAGATCAATGCCAGATCAATCAATGAGTTGAAGGATACACTGCCAAGATGTCGAATATTGTGGTCATACCGGATGGAGGCGCCCCCGCCAGATCGGGCAAGTCGGACATGAGCCTGTTTGTCACGATCCTCATCATGACACTGCTGGCTTCCGGTATTGG
Proteins encoded:
- the flgH gene encoding flagellar basal body L-ring protein FlgH, which translates into the protein MTSPLSANLLSVKPLLAVLGLILLVGCAGKQEPIGATPELTPVGMGLNHQVVNPTLVGYQPVANRSFHAMWSDDRNQFFMEPRAKRVGDVLTVMINIADKANLDNASDRSRDSSEKQTLGFGFNLFGFGEDGDAEFGADSKSSTKGKGAINRKEEIDLQVAAVVTQVLPNHNLVISGSQEVRVNAEVRVLNVEGIVRPRDIAADNMITYDKIAEARISYGGRGRITEVQQPAWGQQIYDRVVPF
- the cydC gene encoding thiol reductant ABC exporter subunit CydC translates to MAEIRKLLGLMRPWTGWIILGVFLSLITALANVTLMAISGWFIAAMALAGLAGVTMNYFTPAAIIRAMAITRTVGRYAERLVTHEATLRLVAELRRWFYDRMEPLAPSGLQDLKSGDIFSRIGADITTLENFYLRVLVPSLVAVIAVPIFCVFAGYFSVALAVALIVLYVFGGILTPWLILHFGRQAAAAQVLQAAQMRSTLVEGQQALREMLVYGRDGDYRQMVEAQSESLCSSQVRLAKLQAASQSALTLAASLAMFAALWLIIPKVDDGTFNGPILPMLMLFAMASFEVIVPLPVAIRAFVETQVAAKRLFGLTDQTPRGASFWSENAISSKPATTPTLVLDKASLVYEEGRKSAFDGLSLTVEPGERVAIVGPSGIGKSSIINALVGFWPLSGGQILIDGQPHSRYSAESLRAHFAVAPQKPHLFNSTLKGNLLVANPEASDAMLHKVLDQVQLSDFVASEPDGLETFVGEAGGTLSGGQIRRLSIARALLSPAPILVLDEPGEGLDPQMEREILNRILDDETGRSILLITHNDAALERMDKQLVLSESH
- the cydX gene encoding cytochrome bd-I oxidase subunit CydX — protein: MWYFAWILGLTAALSIGVINVMWYEAQDSYGEKDT
- a CDS encoding MotE family protein, coding for MINSDGLRRRRIPLFSHPGTSLVHVIAPMLVGVMSQVACAEAADAQSLPRAKSQIQAEAMFEADETPTGAVAKPDAKSVEDMDADRFCKNISSLASEQRYAWQLRNLISMQNDIDERIEKLEALRADVQDWIGKRDKVLSEVKDHIIQVYERMRPEAAAERLASVEDDVAIALLAKMKPRVVSAILNEMDAGKASQLTQAMASLVEIKPGDEIPGDKIQ
- a CDS encoding DUF1513 domain-containing protein, whose amino-acid sequence is MPDRRSFLTGLFALGLCPSVTWADAGSPAFLSAARKPDGTYALFGISEQGRTIFEIALPGRGHAAAAHPHRPEAVAFARRPGNFALALDCRTGETIGELHSPKGHHFQGHGAFSEDGSLLYTAENDYDHARGVIGIWDAAHGYKRIGEFASHGVGPHDVKLMPDKQHLVIANGGIETHPDSGREKLNIPTMKPNLAYVTLEGALLEMVELPHSMHKNSIRHLSVGEDGMVAFAMQWEGDISDSPAMLGLHRRGEEPRLLLAPEDEQRELKGYVGSVALDSEQKLLAASSPRGGVVHQFDSDTGEFLGAIHEEDVCGLAVRDHKLARTSGMGIVCLSEEMAGTQKDKTRVTHRYQWDNHLVPIG
- the cydD gene encoding thiol reductant ABC exporter subunit CydD, with translation MSTKHISAFLKSQSSRARRPLNLSIVLSFAAGIVLIVQMGVIAFVVDAVLTDKASLTDLLFLLPPLVILFLLRAILSYFSERLALNAAIDLKHKLRKDLLARLIAKGPILERGSENAVGDQVTMLTEGIEAMEGYFARYMPAMVMTVLLPFAILAVTLTRDWLSAIVMVVTAPLIPVFMILIGKGTEKLNQKQWRKLARLSAHFLDMIQGLTTLKLFNASRREAETVSRMAESYRRTTMSVLRVAFLSSLVLEFFATVSIAIIAVLIGFRLLYGDMTFFDGFYVLLLAPDFYLPLRNMGTHYHARMEAVGAAEAMVSIMEMDDGTTQKNTSAEALPALAGGIAVEFRSVGFSYPDGSRALEEVSFKLEAGQSLALVGPSGAGKSTIIDLILGLARPDDGQILINGIDLASLPIKAWRTQLAYVPQKPTLFSGTILDAIRYGQPDASLEAVQAAARLAEAHDFITALDDGYNHQLNEKGAGLSGGQIQRIAIARALLRDAPLVLLDEPSAHLDRNNEAKIQTALHALEQRSTTITIAHRLHTIEEADIILVLEKGKVMEMGSHDALMQQNGAYAALVRSNFNGTSGEAHNG
- the cydB gene encoding cytochrome d ubiquinol oxidase subunit II gives rise to the protein MIIDYEILKFAWWALVGVLLIGFAITDGMDMGVGTLLPFLGKNDPERRIIINTVGPHWDGNQVWFITAGGAIFAAWPAVYAAAFSGFYLAMLLVLFALFFRPVGFDYRSKIENPGWRNAWDWGLFAGGFIPSLIFGVAFGNLLQGVPFHLDEFLRVTYDAKFLWALLPLLNPFAILAGLVSVAMLSGHGSTWLQMRADEVVAARARQYGFYAGVATAVLFALAGLWIWAGNFNWFVIVSQPAYDAMPNPLAKEVAREAGALFNTYSTYPIAMLAPAIGILCPLLMALMSKAGKGGFAFLFSALGMTGIISTAGLSMFPFVMPSTTDPRSSLTVWDATSSHLTLTVMFWTAVIFVPIVLAYTLWCYWRMWGRVTMDEIEARSHSAY
- a CDS encoding cytochrome ubiquinol oxidase subunit I, with protein sequence MEPIYGDLFVNLSRWQFAATALYHFLFVPLTLGITWMLVIMESVYVMTGKEVYKDMTKFWGKLFGINFALGVTTGLTMEFQFGTNWSYYSHYVGDVFGAPLAIEGLMAFFLESTFVGLFFLGWDKLSKRQHLAVTFFTALGSNLSALWILVANGWMQNPVGSEFSAETMRMEMTNFAEVVLNPVAQVKFVHTVAAGYVTASIFVIGISAWYILKGRDLAFAKRSFAVAAGFGLAASLSVIVLGDESGYELGDVQKVKLAAIEAEYHTSEAPAAFNLIGWPNDKEMKVDYGIEIPWVMGLIATRSFDKQVLGISELKEQHEVRIRSGMIAYDYLTKLRAGDKSEETKAAFNEHKADLGYGLLLKRYVDNPMEATEDMIKAAVDDSIPSVPYLFLSFRIMVAFGFAMLALFALSFYYTAKRQIEERRWLLKLLVLAIPLPWLSVELGWFVAEYGRQPWAIGEVLPTFLAASSLTIADLIFSLAGFLAFYTFLLVIEMWLMFKFARLGPSSLHTGRYYHEQSKPSSLAPAE